A part of Melittangium boletus DSM 14713 genomic DNA contains:
- a CDS encoding ABC transporter substrate-binding protein, with translation MKRWGLLLVWAVLVPWVSSAQPVRPKVVVVKSSSLASYSSVVAGFSAEVHAEVSEVVLDDSAQAATRALQRIAAQKPALVLAIGPLAANSARRTLGKEVPVLFAMVPYYEKYGLEGPNLTGIALTSDFRPELAALKALSSSIKRVGILNDPRFSSGMVDAARAVAEPLGLSIVSLEMDGQAKLEKVLANAKDKVDAMLMVADKTVGNASVVQGLIAFSTANRLPLVGLTPSQVKEGATLALAPSPITIGQQAGRLANRIIHERVDPGALAVAQPEGLDLAVNLSAASKLGGSKDVVLELLRFAAKRDFPVRVFE, from the coding sequence ATGAAGCGTTGGGGACTGTTGCTGGTGTGGGCGGTGCTGGTGCCGTGGGTGTCCTCCGCGCAGCCGGTGCGTCCGAAAGTGGTGGTGGTGAAGTCTTCCTCGCTCGCGTCCTACTCCTCCGTGGTCGCGGGCTTCAGCGCCGAGGTGCACGCCGAGGTGTCGGAGGTGGTGCTGGACGACAGCGCCCAGGCGGCCACGCGGGCCCTCCAGCGCATCGCCGCCCAGAAGCCCGCGCTGGTGCTGGCCATCGGACCGCTGGCGGCCAACTCCGCCCGCCGCACGCTGGGGAAAGAGGTGCCCGTCCTCTTCGCCATGGTGCCCTACTACGAGAAGTATGGCCTCGAGGGGCCCAACCTCACCGGCATCGCGCTCACCAGCGACTTCCGGCCCGAGCTGGCCGCCCTCAAGGCCCTGTCCTCCTCGATCAAACGCGTGGGCATCCTGAATGATCCGCGCTTCTCCTCGGGCATGGTGGACGCGGCGCGGGCGGTGGCCGAGCCGCTGGGCCTGTCCATCGTCTCGCTCGAGATGGACGGGCAGGCGAAGCTCGAGAAGGTGCTCGCCAACGCGAAGGACAAGGTGGATGCGATGCTGATGGTGGCCGACAAGACGGTGGGCAATGCCTCCGTCGTCCAGGGCCTCATCGCGTTCTCCACGGCCAATCGCCTGCCGCTCGTGGGCCTCACGCCCAGTCAGGTGAAGGAGGGCGCCACCCTGGCCCTCGCCCCGAGCCCCATCACGATCGGGCAGCAGGCGGGCCGGCTCGCCAACCGCATCATCCATGAAAGGGTCGACCCCGGAGCGCTCGCCGTGGCGCAGCCCGAGGGCCTGGACCTGGCCGTCAACCTCTCCGCCGCGAGCAAGCTCGGAGGCTCCAAGGACGTGGTGTTGGAGCTCTTGCGCTTCGCCGCCAAGCGGGACTTCCCCGTGAGGGTGTTCGAGTGA
- the purB gene encoding adenylosuccinate lyase, with translation MIPRYSRKEMSSLWTDVARLRRWRDVELAALEGMVESGIAPREALQDCLARAGDFTEADAARIEEIERTTKHDVIAFLTFMEERIGPSARWLHLGMTSSDVLDTSLGMALREAADLILQGVARAMAAVEKRAFEHQRTVMMGRSHGIHAEPITFGHKLAIWYDELRRAKVRLEHARDTISVGMISGAVGTFAHLPPAVEVFTCRKLGLSPAPASSQVIQRDRHAEYFSALALLGASLEKFAVEIRHLQRTEVREAEEPFTAGQKGSSAMPHKRNPILSENLTGLARLLRGYAVSALEDVALWHERDISHSSVERVIGPDATIVADFMLHRFAGLMENLRVYPEQMKKNLELLGGVVNSQRILLELARKGMDRQAAYVIVQRNAMHMFEHGGTFRDALARDADLLAVMTPAEIEECFSADYHLKHVEEIFQRVFGRSA, from the coding sequence GTGATTCCCCGTTACAGCCGCAAGGAGATGTCTTCCCTCTGGACCGACGTGGCCCGCCTGCGCCGTTGGCGCGACGTGGAGCTGGCCGCCCTGGAGGGCATGGTGGAGAGTGGCATCGCTCCGCGCGAGGCCCTTCAGGACTGCCTGGCGCGCGCCGGGGACTTCACGGAGGCGGACGCCGCGCGCATCGAGGAGATCGAGCGCACCACCAAGCACGACGTCATCGCGTTCCTCACCTTCATGGAGGAGCGCATCGGGCCGAGCGCGCGTTGGCTGCACCTGGGCATGACGTCCTCGGACGTGCTGGACACGTCCCTGGGCATGGCGCTGCGCGAGGCGGCGGACCTCATCCTCCAGGGCGTTGCCCGGGCGATGGCCGCGGTGGAGAAGCGCGCCTTCGAGCACCAGCGCACGGTGATGATGGGCCGCAGCCATGGCATCCACGCCGAGCCCATCACCTTCGGGCACAAGCTGGCCATCTGGTACGACGAGCTGCGCCGGGCGAAGGTCCGGCTCGAGCACGCCCGCGACACCATCTCCGTGGGCATGATCTCCGGCGCGGTGGGCACGTTCGCGCACCTGCCTCCGGCGGTGGAGGTCTTCACTTGCCGGAAGCTGGGCCTGTCTCCCGCGCCGGCCTCCAGCCAGGTCATCCAGCGTGACCGGCACGCCGAGTACTTCTCCGCGCTGGCGCTCCTGGGCGCGAGCCTGGAGAAGTTCGCGGTGGAGATCCGCCACCTGCAGCGCACCGAGGTGCGTGAGGCCGAGGAGCCCTTCACCGCGGGCCAGAAGGGCTCGAGCGCGATGCCGCACAAGCGCAACCCCATCCTCTCGGAGAACCTCACGGGTCTGGCGCGGCTGTTGCGCGGTTACGCCGTGAGCGCGCTGGAGGACGTGGCGCTGTGGCACGAGCGCGACATCTCCCACTCGTCGGTGGAGCGCGTCATCGGTCCGGACGCCACCATCGTGGCGGACTTCATGCTGCACCGCTTCGCCGGGTTGATGGAGAACCTGCGCGTCTACCCGGAGCAGATGAAGAAGAACCTGGAGCTGCTCGGCGGGGTGGTGAACTCGCAGCGCATCCTGTTGGAGCTCGCGCGCAAGGGCATGGACCGGCAGGCCGCGTACGTCATCGTCCAGCGCAACGCCATGCACATGTTCGAGCACGGCGGCACGTTCCGGGACGCGCTCGCGCGGGACGCGGATCTGCTCGCGGTGATGACGCCCGCGGAGATCGAGGAGTGCTTCTCGGCCGACTACCACCTCAAGCACGTGGAGGAGATCTTCCAGCGGGTGTTCGGCCGGAGCGCTTGA
- a CDS encoding bifunctional serine/threonine-protein kinase/formylglycine-generating enzyme family protein encodes MLCQRCGSPVPDNSASCSTCGLKLSGGAPGSAQRRRAGSVEAPYKPGDVFAKRYAIREVLGPGPVGHVFRALDQEMDVEVALKVINPRLVQMQEERTQFSLALRAGKKLTHPHHVRVYEEGEDRNRPYFTTQLLEGMTLRKMLEQRASQGQRFTVKEVEPLLAQLAEALDNAHKYGPHSDLKPENILVLPDLLKVTDYGLALGIPRLPFIQAQKSWKVGCYLAPEYSEGGELDTRMDLYSLGVILGEMLTGQMPEEGEVSELLAYEADLPQGVEALYRRATNSNPLARPKSASEFLSEFSAALSSRPRPAAKPPGTLSPRGRVKPVPFSLTAELATAGPLSSNALPPPVPTTELPSLGTPTIQVPTVQPGSLPTQEAPRSTIESPVAGAPTLEMPQSSAPTELLSAESLAQRGIPTREPAPPPDATQKLDSEALAALMATPRPSSQPKGRPPPQAARAEPRPAAKAPAAVKAAAPAPRGPSASRSPKAWMVLLAIGGLALGAMAGYGLLKMRSAPPESAPPSAQPVEPPPAAVLPPAPGGPNAMGVAGALGSCPQGMRYVGGGAFKMGKDTPEEGPPNEPLLMSRYVGAFCIDEFEFPNQAGVLPRVGVSWREAKAECAKLGRRLCSEEEWEKACKGPGNQRFPYGRDFDGHQCNTQGNDGKVARSGAFTSCRSGYGVMDMAGNAAEWTESEFGDAQGRVRKGGAFSGQEMSTRCAFRASGPPDASSAEVGFRCCVGTGVKR; translated from the coding sequence TTGCTTTGCCAACGCTGCGGCAGCCCTGTCCCCGACAACAGCGCCTCCTGCTCCACCTGTGGGCTGAAGCTCTCGGGTGGGGCGCCTGGGAGCGCCCAGCGCCGTCGCGCGGGCAGCGTGGAGGCGCCCTACAAACCCGGCGATGTCTTCGCCAAGCGCTACGCCATCCGCGAGGTGCTGGGCCCCGGTCCCGTGGGCCATGTCTTCCGCGCGCTCGACCAGGAGATGGACGTCGAGGTCGCGCTCAAGGTCATCAACCCGCGCCTCGTCCAGATGCAGGAGGAGCGCACCCAGTTCTCCCTGGCGCTGCGCGCGGGCAAGAAGCTCACCCACCCGCACCACGTGCGCGTCTACGAGGAGGGGGAGGATCGCAACCGGCCCTACTTCACCACGCAGCTGCTCGAGGGCATGACGCTGCGCAAGATGCTGGAGCAGCGCGCGTCCCAGGGTCAGCGCTTCACCGTCAAGGAAGTGGAGCCGCTGCTCGCGCAGCTCGCCGAGGCCCTGGACAACGCCCACAAGTACGGGCCGCACTCGGACCTCAAGCCCGAGAACATCCTCGTCCTGCCGGACCTGCTCAAGGTGACGGATTACGGCCTGGCGCTCGGCATTCCGCGCCTGCCCTTCATCCAGGCCCAGAAGTCCTGGAAGGTGGGCTGCTACCTCGCTCCCGAGTACTCCGAGGGCGGCGAGCTCGACACGCGCATGGACCTGTACTCCCTGGGCGTCATCCTGGGGGAGATGCTCACCGGGCAGATGCCCGAGGAAGGGGAGGTGTCGGAGCTGCTGGCCTACGAGGCCGACCTTCCCCAGGGCGTGGAAGCGCTCTACCGGCGCGCCACCAACTCGAACCCGCTCGCGCGGCCGAAGTCCGCGAGCGAGTTCCTGTCCGAGTTCTCCGCGGCCCTGTCCTCGCGCCCGCGCCCGGCGGCCAAGCCCCCGGGGACGCTGTCGCCCCGGGGCCGCGTCAAGCCCGTGCCCTTCAGCCTCACCGCGGAGCTGGCCACGGCGGGCCCCCTGAGTTCCAACGCGCTGCCCCCGCCCGTGCCCACGACGGAGCTGCCCTCCCTGGGCACGCCCACCATCCAGGTGCCCACCGTGCAGCCCGGCTCGCTGCCCACGCAGGAGGCGCCCCGGAGCACGATCGAATCACCCGTCGCGGGGGCTCCCACGCTGGAGATGCCCCAGTCGTCGGCGCCCACCGAGCTGCTGAGCGCCGAGAGCCTCGCGCAGCGCGGCATCCCGACGCGGGAGCCCGCGCCTCCGCCGGATGCGACCCAGAAACTCGATTCCGAGGCCCTCGCGGCGCTCATGGCGACGCCTCGGCCCTCGAGTCAGCCCAAGGGCCGTCCGCCTCCTCAGGCCGCCCGCGCCGAGCCCCGGCCCGCCGCGAAGGCTCCCGCCGCCGTCAAGGCCGCCGCGCCGGCGCCTCGAGGCCCGTCCGCGTCCCGCTCGCCCAAGGCGTGGATGGTGTTGCTGGCGATCGGCGGGCTCGCCCTGGGGGCGATGGCCGGGTACGGGTTGTTGAAGATGCGCAGTGCTCCCCCGGAGTCCGCGCCTCCCTCCGCGCAGCCGGTGGAGCCGCCTCCCGCCGCCGTCCTGCCTCCGGCCCCGGGTGGGCCGAACGCGATGGGCGTCGCGGGGGCCCTCGGCTCGTGCCCCCAGGGCATGCGCTACGTGGGCGGCGGTGCGTTCAAGATGGGCAAGGACACGCCCGAGGAGGGCCCGCCCAACGAGCCGTTGTTGATGTCCAGGTACGTGGGTGCCTTCTGCATCGACGAGTTCGAGTTCCCCAACCAGGCGGGAGTCCTGCCCCGGGTGGGCGTGTCGTGGCGGGAGGCGAAGGCCGAGTGCGCGAAGCTCGGCAGGCGCCTGTGCTCCGAGGAGGAGTGGGAGAAGGCCTGCAAGGGCCCCGGCAACCAGCGCTTCCCGTACGGCAGGGACTTCGACGGGCATCAGTGCAATACCCAGGGCAATGATGGGAAGGTGGCGCGCTCGGGCGCCTTCACGTCGTGCCGCTCGGGTTACGGCGTCATGGACATGGCTGGCAACGCGGCCGAGTGGACCGAGTCCGAGTTCGGCGACGCCCAGGGCCGGGTGCGCAAGGGCGGCGCCTTCAGCGGACAGGAGATGTCCACGCGCTGCGCCTTCCGGGCGAGTGGTCCGCCGGACGCGTCATCGGCCGAGGTGGGTTTCCGCTGCTGCGTGGGCACGGGGGTGAAGCGATGA
- a CDS encoding M23 family metallopeptidase, translating into MFSRPARGLLDFSLAILCVWTAWHHTPAGALVRRGMAWALGHRSTARPLLDYYALGGSSGLPAALPSSSEPLVRRLTGADALAQGTHLALQTLSAEARAPALELAREQGIPPEVLLDAVRGPSAVKRLHAHLERDFPDEESRLAALFVGQVPTRYAVARLHAEGDSPSLERLARQLPSGFEEATGAAAQALALTTAFELAWPVPEHSRISSPFGYRINPVLGVRKLHTGVDLAVRTGTEVRAVADGTVSRASEDDVNGQVIILTHGRGVTTAYCHNSRLLVRSGQRVARGDVIARSGNTGRSTGPHLHYQLALFAQPVDPLRFRPKTLAVVDNAFSE; encoded by the coding sequence ATGTTTTCGCGCCCCGCCCGAGGTCTGCTCGACTTCTCGCTCGCGATCCTCTGCGTCTGGACCGCCTGGCACCACACGCCCGCGGGCGCCCTGGTCCGGCGCGGGATGGCCTGGGCTCTGGGGCATCGGAGCACGGCCCGGCCCCTGCTCGACTATTACGCGCTCGGTGGTTCGAGCGGCCTGCCCGCCGCGTTGCCGTCTTCGAGCGAGCCCCTGGTCCGGCGCCTCACGGGCGCGGATGCGCTCGCCCAGGGCACGCACCTGGCGCTCCAGACACTCTCCGCCGAGGCCCGCGCTCCCGCCTTGGAGCTCGCGCGCGAGCAGGGCATCCCGCCCGAGGTCTTGCTCGACGCGGTCCGCGGGCCCTCCGCCGTCAAACGGTTGCACGCGCACCTGGAGCGGGATTTTCCCGACGAGGAGAGCCGCCTCGCCGCTCTGTTCGTCGGCCAGGTTCCGACGCGCTACGCGGTGGCGCGCCTGCATGCCGAGGGAGACTCCCCCAGTCTGGAGCGGCTCGCCCGGCAGCTTCCCTCGGGCTTCGAGGAAGCCACCGGCGCGGCCGCCCAGGCGCTGGCGCTGACGACGGCCTTCGAGCTCGCGTGGCCCGTGCCCGAGCACAGCCGGATCTCCAGTCCTTTCGGCTACCGCATCAACCCCGTGCTGGGCGTGAGGAAGTTGCACACCGGGGTGGATCTGGCCGTCCGGACGGGCACCGAGGTGCGGGCGGTGGCGGATGGCACCGTGAGCCGCGCGAGCGAGGATGACGTGAATGGTCAGGTGATCATCCTCACGCATGGCCGCGGCGTGACGACGGCCTACTGCCACAACTCGCGGCTGCTGGTGCGCTCCGGCCAGCGGGTGGCTCGCGGGGACGTCATCGCGCGCTCGGGCAACACCGGACGCTCCACCGGGCCGCACCTGCACTATCAGCTCGCCTTGTTCGCCCAGCCCGTGGATCCCCTGCGCTTTCGTCCCAAGACGCTCGCGGTGGTGGACAACGCCTTCAGTGAGTGA
- the dut gene encoding dUTP diphosphatase: MTPPLSVGVRRVRAHAEPLPLPRYETALAAGMDLRADIEGELTIAPLQRALVPTGLAVGLPPGYEAQVRPRSGLALRHGLTLLNSPGTVDADFRGEVQVLLVNLSQEPFTLRRGERIAQLVVAPVCRVSLVELEVLDATGRGEGGFGSTGR, translated from the coding sequence ATGACGCCTCCTCTCTCGGTGGGGGTTCGGCGGGTGCGCGCCCATGCCGAGCCGTTGCCGCTGCCGCGCTACGAGACCGCGCTCGCCGCTGGAATGGATCTCCGGGCGGACATCGAGGGCGAGCTGACGATCGCTCCGCTCCAGCGCGCGCTGGTGCCCACCGGACTCGCCGTCGGTCTGCCTCCGGGCTACGAGGCCCAGGTGAGGCCGCGCTCCGGTCTGGCGCTGCGCCATGGCCTCACCCTGCTCAACTCTCCCGGCACGGTGGACGCGGACTTCCGGGGCGAGGTCCAAGTGCTCTTGGTGAATCTGTCCCAGGAGCCGTTCACGCTGCGCCGGGGCGAGCGCATCGCGCAGCTCGTGGTGGCGCCCGTGTGCCGCGTGTCCCTGGTGGAATTGGAAGTGTTGGACGCCACCGGACGCGGAGAGGGTGGCTTCGGCTCGACGGGGCGCTGA